Proteins found in one bacterium genomic segment:
- a CDS encoding phosphatidylserine/phosphatidylglycerophosphate/cardiolipin synthase family protein, protein MKDVELLIDGKAAFDAVFESLDSAKKSIYVQTYIWKDDKTGKTVVEKLKKAADRGVEVTVNKDMLGTVFELGDIFNGRPSPVFTSAGLKNYPNIKVNTKIFAHYDHSKYFITDHETLIFGGMNIADEYHFEWHDYMALIRGKDRVAAFENRVLKGKPWPAGLPAVVAVNDEHATEIRTGLREMIDHARKNIVVQHAYFSDDIIIEALLRATDRGVKVDVILPKAPDTHSLANKVTMNRLLTSKNKNNIRIFLYPVMSHAKVLLTDREFVAVGSANLTPRSMLTSKELTLFVHGNPDEPFLQKLRNQMDADLVKSSQVLESSKLTLMDRILGLIGKYVW, encoded by the coding sequence ATGAAGGACGTAGAACTTCTTATTGATGGAAAAGCAGCATTTGATGCTGTCTTTGAAAGTCTGGATTCTGCGAAAAAGTCGATCTATGTTCAGACTTACATCTGGAAGGATGATAAGACTGGAAAGACAGTTGTTGAGAAGTTAAAAAAAGCTGCAGACCGTGGAGTAGAAGTTACAGTAAACAAGGACATGCTGGGGACCGTTTTTGAACTAGGAGACATTTTCAACGGTCGACCGAGTCCGGTTTTTACTTCGGCAGGACTCAAAAATTATCCGAATATCAAAGTGAATACCAAGATCTTTGCTCATTATGATCACTCCAAATATTTCATCACAGATCATGAAACGTTGATCTTTGGCGGGATGAATATCGCGGACGAATATCACTTTGAGTGGCATGATTATATGGCATTAATCAGAGGAAAAGATCGTGTGGCTGCCTTTGAAAACCGGGTGCTAAAAGGTAAACCCTGGCCCGCTGGTCTTCCCGCAGTAGTTGCTGTAAACGATGAGCATGCAACAGAAATACGAACTGGATTAAGGGAGATGATTGATCACGCAAGAAAAAATATTGTTGTTCAGCATGCATATTTTTCCGATGACATCATTATTGAAGCGTTGCTTCGCGCTACTGATCGTGGAGTAAAGGTAGATGTGATTTTACCAAAAGCTCCTGATACCCACAGTCTTGCCAACAAAGTCACAATGAATCGTCTGCTGACTTCAAAAAACAAGAACAATATCCGGATTTTTTTATACCCGGTGATGAGTCATGCAAAAGTTTTATTAACAGACCGAGAATTTGTCGCAGTTGGATCCGCGAATCTCACTCCTCGCAGCATGCTTACAAGCAAGGAACTAACATTGTTCGTCCATGGAAATCCGGATGAACCGTTCTTGCAAAAATTGCGGAATCAAATGGATGCCGATCTGGTAAAAAGCTCGCAAGTTCTGGAAAGTTCCAAACTTACTTTAATGGACCGGATTCTGGGGCTGATCGGAAAGTATGTTTGGTAA